Part of the Amphiura filiformis chromosome 9, Afil_fr2py, whole genome shotgun sequence genome is shown below.
GCGGCCGCCGGGCGCTCCAGTGTGGCTTTCTGGCCTGGGAGGGTAAGGGGACAGCTGACAGGGTTGGATGTCAGCGAGGTGGGCCGGAGGGGATTCCCCCGCTGGTTCTGAGAGCTGCGGTACCTAGGCTGGCCACTCCTCTTGGCGGCTCTTCCAGCTCTGTTTGGCGAGAACGCATGCCGGCCCGGGGGGTTGCGGTGTGGTCCCATGTTTCAAGAAGGGACGGGCACTCTCAAGCGGCTGCCGGCCCGTCTCTCTCCTCCCTGTTCTCTCTGGGATCATGGAGAAGTTGGTCAACGGGGCTGTGTGGAGACATTTCGGCCATCGGAGGCTGATGTCTAGACGGCAGTTTGGTTTCAGAGCTGTCCACTCGACATCAGATGCCCTCGCTTATGTTTCCCTGCGTCTCACCAGCGCCTTGGGCAGCAGGGGAGAGGCTTGCGTTGTCTGCCTGGACGTCGGCAAAGCATTCGACCGAGTTTGGCACCCTGGACTCCTGGGGAGGCTCTCTGCTTTTGGCTTCTCTGGAGGGCTGTTGGTATGGTTGGCTGACTGCCTCTCGGGCCACTCCGTGAAGGTAGTGCTGAATGGCAGGTCATCCAGTCGGTACTGGTGTCCCGCGGGGTCCGTCCTTGGTTCTCTCCTGTTTGTAATGTTCATTGGTGTCGTCTCTCGGAGGCTGACAAATGGTTCCATCTTGTATGCCGACGGTATTACCCTGATGACCTTTATCGAGTCTAGAGAGGACAGACAAGCTGCTGCTGCATCTCTCGGCAGGGACCTACTGAAGATCGAAGTGTGGGCCTCTGCATGGGACGTGCTTTTTGGCAGGGGCAGCTGGATGCCAATCCATCGCGGTTTCCGGCCGCGGAGATTTTGCTGGTAGTCATCCTGGCCTCCAATTCCTTGGTGTAGGGCTCCCGGAGGCGGATGGTGTTGGACTCCTTGGTCTCGCCCTCTGCAGGGATTTGTCTTGGAATCCTGTTGTGACTAGGATGGCAGGGGCGGTGGCCCGGCCGGCGCGCTGGTCTCCTCCTTCGTGCTGCACCCTGCGTGTACCTGTATTATCCatatagggagagaaactactgggaaccacacactctcggaaaccatagtgggaACTTTATGTCATTAATTATGTTAACCTCTTCAATATTGAGAAAAGAATACTTGCTATATATTCATTTTTCACAGGTTTAAATGTTTGTGAGTAGAAAGCGGTGGACACTCGCTTTAGAAAATGTCTATTTATTTACATATGTCATTGCTGATGCTAACCTGTGCAATAACGAGAAAAGTATACACCCGCTATAGGAAActcccatttatttatttatatcatcagtgatgtaatatttgaattggtttttttttattcagggacaaagatgtctcaagtttgactttatatttgactgactaagcattaatatttgagaaTTTTTAGTCACTTTTAGTATTGGTGCCACTTTCGGCAGCCACTTTAGGTGCTATCACAGAAGGATACTGATGGCTGGGAtgctttttttctttatcttatcTTAGAAGTATATTAGGCCCTAAATCAAGCCAAAAAGTTATAGTTTGGTGCAGAAAAATCCCGTTATATGATAATTTATAGTCTTTTTTTCAGTATTTGgagccattttgggcgccattttgaaaatatactgactgttgggaattccttttctttatatcaacttgagtttatgctgggctctttaCCTAAGCTAAAAAGGTTAGTTTGATTCCGAAATAGTAtttatatatggtcatttatagtgattacctgcatttggcggccattttgggcgccattttgaaaatacactgaCTTTTGAGACGTTTTATCCgttatatcaacttgagtttatgttgggctctttaattaagctagaaaagttagtttgattcagaaaaagtattcatatatggtcatttatagtgattacctgcatttgggggccattttggacgccatcttggaaaaacccacttggggccagtttatatttttgggaacattctgattatgttttggggtcatctcaggaacctaaaaaagttggtttggtttagtcctgggggGGGGATGCACAGGAGGTgcctctagctccccgagtactTGGTGTTGAATATTGTCATTTCTTGTTTATCTGGTTGATCATCTTCTTTATATCTCTACAATAACATGAGGGGTATTGCAAAACTTGAAAAAAAGGAAATGTAATCATTAAAATGAAGTGTTACTAATTGGTGTTTCATAACTTTTTTCTCTGCAGAAAACACAACATGTTAGACTTGGCTGTAGTACTTCAGACACCACCATTGGATGGTCCCAGGTGACAGCAGTGTGTATGACAACATATAAAGGAAATCTGTAGCTATTTGAGATCAAGTGAGAGCCTAGTGGTAACTGAATTGATGAAAATTGACTTAATTTATCACCACACAGTGTGCCACTTGTTGGTGTACATGTTATGTCAAATTTATGTGtacaatgcctagacattgatccacaagcctcagcacactttacaggttgtcgctgaccactacggccccacatcattccataaaccatttaacaacaaatcagggactttgctgcttcaagagcgcacatcctagactttccacaaataaccatcgcatccaggatcagctccccaagttttgtacgggttacaacgagacaataagcagtaaggtccttgtccaggggaatttcaatctAACTCAATTCtaccacgagagcgtactaggcacaaccagggttcgaacccgcaacctctcgcaccataatcgaacgccttatcgattgagctaacttgactgctaacctATATGAAGCAAAATGGGTCCATTCGCAGGCataattgtgacacaatctgatccattcagaccaaagttggcaataatgaaaatgaaatatagGCAAAGACTATGGagcaaaaacaatataaaaaaacataagaaaatgaacATGTAAAAAGTTCATAACAAGCACTCTCTGCCTCGAGGAAGTCATATAACTCAGTATTGAAAATTTTCAACTATTAATTGTTTTCTCAGATTAGGCCCTGATATGAATTGCTTTGCCTAAAATTATGattgtaaaataaaatgcattatttgctccaaaaaattaattttcctTCAAACatgagtttgcttgatcatattgAATAATTATATAGACAATGATTGTACAGCAGTTCCTCATAAAAGTTACTGTTGTGAGCATCAAAATATCCATGTGCTTAACAGTATGGTAAATCTGCTATATTTAGGTGTCACACATGGGACCAAAAAAGACTACCTCTGGCATTTATCTGAACAAACTCAACAATACCTGGTGTCTTAAAGCTTGAGGATAACAATGCTTTGTGCATGTAGTGCTTAGCATTGGCACaatcatgcattatacacagaaCACAAAAGAAGCACACATTTGAAATCAAACTTTGTAAGCGCATGGCATACTAGTCAGGTGGTACTCTTTTTTTTCACCCTTCATGAGTGGCAAACAAACATGGCAGTGTCTGGACTCTTAAGTTTATTATCATTGGTTATGAGGCCTATGTGGTCATCATCATaggttgcagtggcgtagcgtgggtcatcacattggggggcacttggtctgattggggggacacaagccatttttggcaattttgttctgggattttttaaaatttgcccctcccccccgtgcccctatgacgctacgccactgataggtTATTAACAACTACAACTGATCACACTATCATGGCATGTTATATAACACCACAGCATTGAAAGAAACAAGCAGATGTTTGATATTAATTAGTTGCACAGACACTGCAATTTTGCTACCGTAAATGATGCCAAAGACAAAAAGGGTTTGTCTCAGGAGATTGTATGTAGCtttaaaaattcacattttagggTATGTTTGGAGGAATTTTCGCATGTTTGCTTtacattcagaaaaaatataagaaaattcaGCTGCAAAAAACAACAAGACACAAACAGTTTGCCTTTTTTCTACTTGCTTCTGACAAGAAACTTTGTTTTCTCCGGCCTAAGGATGTAAACTTACAAAGGTCATTGTGATGTAGCATATGTATCCAAATATGTTGTGATTATGGTCACTTGTGAAAAATACTCTAGGGTaaagaaaaaacaattttgcaagtTGATACAaacatttaatattaaatcttttAAAAAGTGAATTCCATTCTAGTCCTTGTGTTTCCTGTGTTTAAAATGTAAGCTTAAATTGTATGCAAACATGTCATAAAACCATTATAACCCAAGAAAAAGTTCATTTATGTTGCACCAATGTTATTAATTTACGATGCAATTTTTGTCCTGTTTTTAATGTTGATTTGAGACTGCACAGTGTATACAGCTAAAAATATCTTAAGTACATCTAACGAAAACTGGAATTGTTTGATGGGTGTTTTGGTTTTGCAATACTTGAGGAGATTGCATATTATATATGTGTATAATGGGTCTAGAGTCCCAACATAACATCACACTGGTTCAAGTCAATATCTCTTTGAACCATCCTCTGTGATTTTGGCATCTGAAAAGATAAACAAAGGCTAAATAGTGAGGAGGACAAAGCCAATGCAGTCCATGTCTGGTGGTTTTGAGCAGAGCTATGGAGATTTGCAGCCTTGTTATTGGTAAGTTCTCAAACAAAAATTAATATGATGGGTTAGatgcacagcagctgaagggagtatcccattaggctttgcggtaccattatagaactgattgtgccatagaaaatgtacacaaaatcccacacttcaactttcaattactctcttaaatcagggaagcttagacttttgtttgaaaaatatcaccCATAGAGTATTGTCAATAGCtttcaatatctaagcggctcttgtttatattgtgaatacatttgctatggagcaagcagatatactgcaatgcatgatgggatactcctttcagctgctgtgttatttatttatgtattttaaatTATGAACACATCAATCTGATAAGTCCACAGAGGAATCAAATTATAGTTTTgtgcattattattatgttttgatgaatccaagtgtgggaaatattggatctaaaacataataatgataaaattggatgctttacgcccatatttattggtatcgttatgagttttaaaatattggtctcgactacgtcttgtccaatacaactcatagctcgaccaataaatatgggctcaatcgatccaattttatatcatgattatgtcGTATTATTTCATTATGCGCACTTATAATATAAGCAGCAATATATTTCTGTTGTACAACTAAAGATTGTGATCTGTAAATTTTGTATAGCTGAAATGGTCATTTGCTTTTAATACTTCACTATTTGGCTATCTTCAGCCCATTTCAGTTAGCTGAATACTTCATAATTGGAAATTGTTTACTCTAATTGTTGTATACTCTTttaataccgtaaagattcacctaatgaTACATATGGGCTCTCTTGacataactgaaattttagacacaaacttaaagtgccctcccgAAAAATCCTACCAGCAAATTAAGGGCAGGAACACTTAATTCTCGTTGGGATtatcagaggagggagctctctatttgttttttaaatttagctgaaggcaaaggagcccatgtgcaccTTTGGACAAATCTTTACGGTATGTTTGAAGTTAAAGTAGTGCTGTTGTCAGCTTGTTTGTTTGCTATATTAGCCATCTTTGATTTTCAATTGTTTCAGATCACAAAGCTATTACACAGTACAAGCTGAACAACACAGATGCAGCATCTCGGAGGAAAATCTTTGACGGAGTGGGCTTTACATTCTTCATCAAAACAGGTGAGTAGATGCTTGTCCTCTGTTGGCATGGGGCAATCTTctgtgaacagctcttttcagagctaccaaGAGCCACCACTTGTTTTTCTCTGTTGACaatgggcagtcttcagtgaacggctcttttcagagctataagtaggcaaggggcagcctacatgtctcatacttggttactttgtcctgaagaaatgGCAGCTACTCCTGAttaaagcttgacagttctaaacttataCAATGGCGAACCCGCCAAAAACTTACTAATTGCAAGTAAAACAGTTCAGCATTGGTAAAATGCGAAAAATGTTCCACTTTTTACATTAGTTAAATGGGAGAGAATGCAACAGAGTCCAAAGATTCTTGTAAAATTCTCTTGCCAGAATCCAAAATGGATATTTGTAGTATAAAAGACACTCACTGGTGGCTTatccagcactttttcagagggtgggcaaagggggcaAGACAACCTTTAAAGGGGTCAAGCTTTGACGAAAATGGCCTTAAATgggctaaaaaatacaaaaaaggctaagaatcttaaatatcagggtggccagcatcccacaaggGCAGGAAGGGGGCAAGATTTCTCACAGGGAGCTAGCTGCcctccttgccccccccccccactttgcaATTGACACTCACTCATAATTCAGTACATCACATCAAGACAATATTATCAATTGAATAATATGTTTAATAATAACATGCTTTATTGGCTACAGTGTCTATATAACACTTCATGCACAGTGATATAATATACAAACATACCTTGAATTACATGTATTGCAGTGCAACTTACACTCCAAAGTGGATTTGTGATGATACATCTGTTAAAGGTGGCATGCAAAGGAGCATTACAACTTAATTAAAGGTGCTTGACTAGATTCACAGCTCCTTCACCCTCcatccccatcaaaatgcagatatgTATTGGGTCAAAGCTCTTATTTTATCTCATAAGGCCTAAATAAGAAACGTTTGTATTGCCCTTAAAGATCCAAAGTCAGGGTCGGTTGGTTGGTTTACTTTTATAACaaatatatgtatgaaaaaaaacACAACCCTATTTCATATTTGTTCAGATTTTTTGGTCGGTCAGAAAAGTGCAATACAATCTTTGGCGGGTTAACCGGTTTATGAGCACTCAACCTTCCCCATTCCCCCAGAGCACACCGATGGTGTTGGTGTATTTGCAGTGCTAGTATGAACTCCATCAGCCGAAATGATCCCGAGCACCTGCGTACATACCACCTAGTGCAGCGAGCTCAAAAGGACATCCTCAGacgttattttgttttatttgtttgctttatctaatttcattgtacatgtattttattttactgtaGATTGATTTAATTTTCTTTAACTTCATTTTACATGTTAGCTATTGAAAGTCAATCAATTGAAATGCCGGTGTTTAAGAAATGCAAAATCCAATACAAAGGTGTTGTGTTGAAATTATGGTAacttaaaatgtttatatttcttactttctttctttaataTCAGACAAGGTTCCAGATGGATGTGATTCTTCTATGTGTACCAGTCTCTGACAGTCACACTACTAGCTTGCTTCAGTACTGATCTGACTTAGTTACCCATCCACAAATGCTAAACAAGATACCTGTCTTGAAGGATATTATACTCAGTGCAAGGTATAGCTTATAAATTCTGTGGCATTCCCACCACTAGCCTGCTTCAGTCTATACTTAGTTTCACCTCAAGTGAGGTGCATATCCACTAGTAGCAGTACTGAATCAGTTGCGCTAACCTTGTTCTTTGGAGCATATGTATACATCTCTAATTTTattccttgaaaaagaaaagttttgtctttttgaAACGTCAggcttttaactttgtttatacgttttgtgtcattccccattggatgttgtgccATATttcccctgtttttaattttatccattgctagtgtgacgcTAAGCAACCTGTATCAtcagcggtaaacagaagatcatcacaacaacatcagtgttgaaaaagaagtctgcaagacttcgaaacatccacagtgagtactgttttattggactagaagtatgaaatctcttcatttatttatcaacaacagtcctgaggaaaatgttcagtagtgtgacactgttgtatccttttggatccatcctttagTTCCCTGCTGGTCACTAGGAaaagattttccctgttttaatTTTATTGACCTTGTTAGAAATAATAAGGTTCATTTGTAATCAGCTATCTGTGCATTACTTTACAAATTATTTGTACCGCTCTGAACGTTGTCAGTTTGCATGTATAAGACCCTGGCAGGCTTTGAGAAATATGCAAGTTTGAAGATGCAGAATACATAAAAGTTACCCAGTGTGAGTAAATGACTTTGATGGGAATTTGCAAATCAATGTTTAACATCACTCATGATCAGCTCCCCCAGCCCCTAACATGGGGAAAGACAAAAAGTAGAAAAAAGCACTGGACAAGAAGAATACTCATACTCATAGTAGAAGTATAATAATTAGCCTACACTAATGGAAATGTTAATATTGATATGAAATTGACAGGGATTCTTCATAATTAGTGCTTTAAATTGCTTGTAGATGATGTAGTTGAATGATGTGCATAGCATGTATTGTAGATGTGAGTTTACATTGTGTGGATGAGGTAGCCATTGAATATATTGGTGATTGAATCTGAGTAAGCAATGTATGTTGGTGCATCAGCCTTGAGTTTGACCTCATCTCCAACCTGCAGGGATAAGATAACACTCTGACTTTGCATGACATGTCTACTACCTGCCCTGTAATAGATCTTGGCCTTGTGAATGTCGTTTTGTAGCAAGTAAACCAAAAAATGATATGAATTATTTGGTAGGAATGTAAATGAGAAATAGTACAGTCCTTGTATGCGACATGTGAATACACCAGTACTAGGATTGAAATCATCTCCAATATCAATATCCTCATAATCAAATGTGACCGTCTGAGAACTTGAAGAGACTTGTTGGCCAAGTTTTCTAGCTGAAAATGCAGATGTAGGAGATGCAGATGTAGGAGATGCTGTATAGGAAGTTCCTGGTTCACATTTGTCACCTTTGACCCCAGTCTGTCCTTCATTTCCCATCAATCCTTGTAGTCCTGTAACTCCTATTGGACCAACCTTGCCTGGACTTCCACGGAGACCTTAAATGTCAAAAACCATTATTGTCCATTTAAAAATGATGATTTCAATTGGCCCATTGAcatcatatttgtttttatttttatagactTGATCTGAATTTGCTGTAGTAccatcatttttatttatactgCAGGCTAGTGATAAACACTACAGAGAACATATATACATTAACTTATCTAATCTTTGGGACATTGTGACAAGTTCAAATTTTTCAGTGGATGTTTTGATACAAGTATCAGTCATGGTGATGACCAcattaaaattggaaattttcATTTACATTTTGCATCAGGGGCGTGACTTTATGGTAATTGTAATTTATGGGCTTGTACCCGTTGTGATGGATCATCATGGTGGAGTGAGAAATTTGCACtcaaatttttaaataaattgtttcCAATCAATTGTGAGTGAATAGCAAtggtttttaatgaaaatatgtacctgcaaaatatttaatgtaaacAATGTTGTAAAGATATTGTTTGACGTGGTTTGATCTTTAAATTATAGTTTAGTTATCCCAGGAAATGAACTCAGGCCTCTTGGAATTGGATTTTGTAGCTAGAGACCACCTCAACCAAGACATTTAACCTTTCATGCAAGCTTTTATTTAGAACTAGGGCATGgcatataaacatattaaatgaCCCTTGGGGAGCCTGTGAAGTGAATTCAGGCCCGGGTAGGACATCAATTTTTTGGGACCCAGGTACACAGGTTTTGGTCACTGCCTAATTTTCATGTTCAAAACAGctacaatgaaaataaaaatatgcaaatgtattCCTTATGTGCAGGGGTGAGCTGACATGTGACACCAGTTGCCATTGTGCTATGCCCAATAGTATGCACACACATCATGTTTTGTTCaggacctgtgcttttaaaactcccgccatatCTGAGGGCACAATGAGACCATTGAGCATAAGATATTTTTATCAACACATTTAACAAACTATTCACTTATCCATTCTGTAACTTACCTGGTGTGCCAACCAATCCTTGCTCTCCTTTTGGACCAGGATCACCAGGTTGACCACTTGACCCTTGACCTAGGTCACCTTTCTCTCCCTTTACACCAGGATTGCCAGTTTGTCCAGGATTACCGGCTTGTCCGGGTACGCCCGGTATTCCATTTGTTCCAGGATTTCCTACTGGACCTATAACAGTTAAACCTATTTGTAGAAGAAAAGTGAAGAGTCACATAAAGTTAGTCTCCAGGAAAACCTGTCAAAGCAGGTGGACCTACTTGGATTTTAAAGGATATTAATGATGGAAGAATAAGTAAGGATAGTATAAATGACTAGGTGGACCTGCATACATGACTAGGTGGACCTGCTTGGCCTGTAGGgcgagcgtggcgcaatggttagggtacttgcctttggtgcatgaggtcccgggttcgattcccggcggtggcgatttgttgggatattgacttggaaaaaaaaagtctgaaattaattggcaacatctgtagattaagtttagacttccgctctccccatggttcatttagaattgggtaaatgaatcatgaaagtactccgcccttcggaggggacgttaagccgtcggtcccgtgtgcagagagccatacctgtacatgtatctcgcagtcagtttcgaaaaagagtagggtgttaacccctgactgttccctaACCcgtccggtgttcaaatggaccccaatggaaataagcttcaatagaggctttcttgggttatccagggttgtcacaaccgaacaaataaaaaaaaaaaaaaaaaaaaaaaaaaaaaaaacaaggataGCAGAAATGACTAGGTAGACCTGCTTGGCCTGTAGGGCAAGTAAGGATGGCAGAAATGACTAGGTGGACCTGCCTGGCCTGTAGGGCAAGTAAGGATGGCAGAAATGACTAGGTGGACCTGCTTGGCCTGTAGGGCAAGTAAGGATGGCAGAAATGACTAGGTGGACCTGCTTGGCCTGTAGGGCAAGTAAGGATAGCATAAATGACGAGGTGGACCTGCTTGGCCTGTAGGGCAAGTAAGGATGGCATAAATGACTAGGTGGACCAGCTTGGTCTGTAGGGCAAGTAAGGATAGCATAAATGACTAGATGGACCAGCTTGGCCTATAGGGCAAGTAAGGATAGCATAAATGACTAGGTAGACTTGCTTGGCCTATAGGGCAAATAAGGATAACATAAATGACTAGGTAGACTTGCTTGGCCTGTGTAGGGTAAGTAAGGATGGCAGAAACGACGAGGCGGACCAGCTTGGCCTGTAGGGCAAGTAAGGATAGCATAAATGACTAGGTAGACCTGCATACATGACTAGGTGGATCTGCTTGGCCTGTAGGGCAAGTATAGCAGAAATGACTAGGCGGACCAGCTTGGCCTGTAGGGCAAGTAAGGATAGCATAAATGACTAGGTGGACCTGCTTGGTCTGTAGGGCAAGTAAGGATAGCAGAAATGACTAGGTGGACCTGCTTGGCCTGTAGGGCAAGTAAGGATGGCATAAATGACTAGGTGGACCAGCTTGGCCTGTAGGGCAAGTAAGGATAGCAGAAATGACTAGGTGGACCTGCTTGGCCTGTAGGGCAAGTAAGGATAGCAGAAATGACTAGGTGGACCTGCTTGGTCTGTAGGGCAAGTAAGGATAGCATAAATGACTAGGTGGACCAGCTTGGCCTGTAGGGCAAGTAAGGATAGCAGAAATGGCTAGGTGGACCTGCTTGGCCTGTAGGGCAAGTAAGGATAGCATAAATGACTAGGTGGACCTGCTTGGCCTGTAGGGCAAGTAAAGATGGCAGAAATGACTAGGCGGACCAGCTTGGCCTGTAGGGCAAGTAAGGATAGCAGAAATGACTAGGTGGACCTGCTTGGCCTGTAGGGCAAGTAAGGATAGCAGAAATGACTAGGCGGACCAGCTTGGCCTGTAGGGCAAGTAAGGATGGCAGAAATGACTAGGTGGGCCGGCTTGGCCTATAGGGCAAGTAAGGATAGCATAAATGACTAGGTAGATTTGCTTGGCCTGTAGGGCAAGTAAGGATAGCAGAAATGACTAGGTGGACCTGCTTGGCCTGTAGGGCAAGTAAGGATAGCAGAAATGACTAGGTGGACCTGCTTGGCCTGTAGGGCAAGTAAGGATAGCATAAATGACTAGGTGGACCTGCTTGGCCTGTAGGGGCAAGTAAGGATAGCATAAATGACTAGGTAGACTTGCTTGGCCTGTAGGGCAAGTAAGGATAGCATAAATGACTAGGTAGACTTGCTTGGCCTGTAGGGCAAGTAAGGATAGCAGAAATGACTAGGCGGACCAGCCTGGCCTGTAAGGCAAGTAAGGATAGCAGAAAtgactacaatccccgaaatatgtccttgaaacgctttaggcatcttgaatgaaatcacaagtgtatttttaatgtggataaaaatgttcaatatttggaattagaagaaagctgggccatcaattaacacttttcccttccccaccccccatcattcaatgttgcgacactttggagacacgctgaacacatttgcacgtttcaacattgcactggggagtggggggacttattttccctaaagacgctttaatgtttcaagacatatttgaggggattgtctgaggcaatcgctaaaattaacatctgattt
Proteins encoded:
- the LOC140161281 gene encoding uncharacterized protein encodes the protein MVNQLILLIVMVSMPNMIHGQQDNQQQTGTCTCPCPSAIPNGPTGPPGLPGVQGPQGLTVIGPVGNPGTNGIPGVPGQAGNPGQTGNPGVKGEKGDLGQGSSGQPGDPGPKGEQGLVGTPGLRGSPGKVGPIGVTGLQGLMGNEGQTGVKGDKCEPGTSYTASPTSASPTSAFSARKLGQQVSSSSQTVTFDYEDIDIGDDFNPSTGVFTCRIQGLYYFSFTFLPNNSYHFLVYLLQNDIHKAKIYYRAGSRHVMQSQSVILSLQVGDEVKLKADAPTYIAYSDSITNIFNGYLIHTM